One genomic region from Camelus dromedarius isolate mCamDro1 chromosome 17, mCamDro1.pat, whole genome shotgun sequence encodes:
- the ASB14 gene encoding ankyrin repeat and SOCS box protein 14: protein MDNYTSDEDVDNDFDTQLIIQQSLQDIHKPGTIQQAPDDESFLSTDYKKIVEILSIGKEDALSRLTKYRSAFDEADEIGWLPLHKAAVQLNKNILEITLNASKPSVWEQTTHNGETPLFLAVSKCLLENVAFLLLNGCSPNVKNFEGNSPLLTAVLHDSYNTAALLISHGADVNLRCANERTALHEAAKLGRRDIVQLLLASGAHPDPRSSYGFTPLALAAQSGHTEIMELLLKKGANALGQASDSSSILLEAASGGNPDSVTLLLEYGADANIPKNSGHLPIHVAADRGHLLALKILVPVTDFAAIKRSGISPVHCAAAGAHPKCLELLIQAGFDVNFMLDQRIRKHYDDHRKSALYFAVSNGDISSVKLLLNAGALPNQDPVNCLQIALRMGNYELISLLLRHGANVNYFCRVNPLHFPSALQYTLKDEVMLRMLLNYGYDTERCFDCSHGDKAHPLRTFEGWTSTVIKDTMFCEVITLSWLQHLSGKVVRVMLDYVDQVRICSKLKAVLQKQGLWSEIHFILTNPRSLKHLCRLKIRKCMGRLHLRCPVFMSFLPLPNRLKAYVLYKEYDLYEQGIFTEPRNQTIQDEKVTTLFRPSVHA, encoded by the exons ATGGATAATTACACCAGTGATGAAGATGTAGACAATGACTTTGACACCCAGCTAATCATTCAACAGAGTTTACAGGATATTCACAAGCCAGGAACTATACAGCAGGCACCTGATGATGAGAG CTTTTTGAGCACTGACTATAAGAAGATAGTTGAAATA TTGTCAATAGGTAAGGAAGATGCACTGTCACGCTTGACCAAGTACCGTTCTGCTTTTGATGAAGCAGACGAGATAGGCTGGCTTCCCCTGCATAAGGCTGCAGTGCAATTAAATAAGAACATTTTGGAAATAACCCTGAATG CTTCAAAACCCAGTGTGTGGGAGCAAACCACCCACAATGGTGAAACACCACTTTTTTTGGCTGTCAGCAAATGCCTCTTAGAAAATGTCGCTTTTCTTCTTCTCAATGGTTGCAGTCCAAATGTCAAGAATTTCGAAGGCAATTCTCCTCTTCTCACAG CCGTTCTACATGACTCCTACAACACGGCCGCCTTGCTGATCAGCCATGGAGCAGACGTCAATCTGCGGTGTGCCAACGAGAGGACGGCCCTCCATGAAGCAGCCAAACTGGGCAGACGGGACATAGTGCAGCTACTGCTGGCTTCTGGGGCACACCCTGACCCACGGAGCTCCTACGGATTCACTCCTCTTGCTCTTGCTGCCCAAAGCGGACACACTGAAATCATGGAACTATTACTGAAGAAAG GAGCTAATGCTCTTGGTCAGGCCTCTGATTCTTCTTCCATCTTACTTGAAGCTGCTAGTGGAGGAAATCCAGACTCTGTGACTCTCTTGCTAGAGTATGGAGCTGATGCCAACATCCCTAAGAATTCAGGCCACCTGCCCATTCACGTGGCAGCTGACAGAGGCCACTTACT AGCCCTAAAGATTTTGGTTCCAGTTACGGATTTTGCTGCCATTAAGCGGAGTGGCATCAGTCCAGTTCACTGTGCAGCAGCAGGAGCACACCCCAAATGCCTGGAACTCCTCATCCAGGCTGGGTTTGATGTAAATTTCATGCTAGATCAGAGAATTCGCAAACACTATGATGACCACAGGAAGTCAGCTTTGTATTTTGCTGTATCAAATGGTGACATCTCTTCAGTTAAGCTGCTTCTGAATGCCGGAGCTCTGCCTAATCAAGACCCCGTTAACTGCCTCCAGATAGCCCTAAGGATGGGCAACTATGAGTTGATAAGTCTGCTGCTACGGCACGGGGCCAACGTCAATTATTTCTGCAGAGTCAACCCCTTACATTTCCCATCAGCACTGCAATACACACTGAAAGATGAAGTCATGCTCAGGATGCTGTTGAATTATGGGTATGACACAGAGCGATGCTTTGATTGTTCTCATGGAGACAAAGCTCATCCTTTACGTACTTTTGAAGGCTGGACATCTACAGTTATCAAAGATACTATG TTCTGTGAAGTAATAACTCTGTCGTGGCTGCAGCATCTCTCTGGAAAGGTTGTTCGAGTGATGCTTGATTACGTTGATCAAGTTCGGATCTGTTCAAAGTTGAAAGCTGTGCTCCAAAAACAGGGACTCTGGTCAGAAATCCATTTTATCTTGA caaaCCCTCGATCCCTGAAACATCTGTGCCGCCTAAAGATCCGGAAGTGCATGGGACGTTTACACTTGCGCTGCCCTGTCTTCATGTCATTTCTTCCACTGCCCAATCGTCTGAAAGCGTATGTCCTTTACAAAGAATATGATCTTTATGAACAAGGAATTTTCACGGAACCTCGTAATCAAACTATTCAGGATGAAAAG gTTACCACCCTTTTCAGACCCTCAGTTCATGCCTGA